In Zingiber officinale cultivar Zhangliang chromosome 6A, Zo_v1.1, whole genome shotgun sequence, a single genomic region encodes these proteins:
- the LOC121996558 gene encoding zinc finger CCCH domain-containing protein 46-like isoform X3: protein MNRKKELCRNFQRGSCRYGSRCKFLHTTQQEAKPNPYGFGNQSTIHFPNTTQQQKPNPYGFGVQNKPQLHNNSPQKGSSNFVAKYQTPAKPFENKWTRSSSPGATNVTATQVQAQSQASDHKCTDPESCKKQIIEDFKKEAPLWKLSCYGHRKYGPCDIIGDISYEELRSAAYDDARQGLSVQSIVERERKLYLSKLNEFDNLLKKPYGSQSPSFHQMNSPPISSSPQMSQSPVFMNNASSVNVQGNNVPSFSSFSQLKAASNLGSENRIVWSVANTTSWKLSKSKRFFI, encoded by the exons ATGAATCGGAAGAAGGAGCTCTGTAGGAATTTCCAGCGCGGAAG TTGCCGATATGGATCTCGCTGCAAATTTCTTCATACCACTCAACAAGAGGCAAAACCTAATCCCTACGGTTTTGGCAACCAGAGTACCATACATTTTCCAAATACTACTCAGCAACAAAAGCCAAATCCTTATGGATTTGGAGTGCAAAACAAGCCCCAATTACACAACAACAGCCCTCAGAAAGGTTCCTCCAATTTCGTAGCTAAATACCAAACTCCTGCCAAG CCATTTGAAAACAAGTGGACAAGATCATCCTCGCCTGGAGCTACAAATGTAACTGCTACACAAGTTCAAGCTCAGTCCCAAGCATCAGATCACAA GTGTACAGATCCTGAATCCTGCAAAAAACAAATAATTGAAGACTTTAAGAAGGAAGCACCTCTTTGGAAGCTTAGTTGTTATGGCCATCGCaagta TGGCCCTTGTGACATTATTGGTGATATCAGTTATGAAGAACTCCGGTCAGCTGCATATGATGATGCTAGGCAAGGATTAAGTGTTCAGTCTATT GTTGAGAGAGAGAGGAAGTTATACCTTTCCAAGTtgaatgaatttgataatttattgaaaaaacCATATGGTTCACAAAGTCCTAGTTTTCATCAGATGAATTCCCCTCCCATTTCAAGCTCACCTCAGATGAGTCAGTCTCCTGTGTTCATGAACAATGCATCATCTGTAAATGTTCAAGGAAATAATGTCCCCTCTTTTTCAAGTTTTAGTCAACTAAAGGCAGCAAGTAATCTTGGCTCTGAGAACAG GATTGTTTGGTCAGTAGCAAATACAACCAGCTGGAAACTTTCCAAATCCAAGCGTTTCTTCATTTAA
- the LOC121996558 gene encoding zinc finger CCCH domain-containing protein 46-like isoform X1, whose amino-acid sequence MNRKKELCRNFQRGSCRYGSRCKFLHTTQQEAKPNPYGFGNQSTIHFPNTTQQQKPNPYGFGVQNKPQLHNNSPQKGSSNFVAKYQTPAKPFENKWTRSSSPGATNVTATQVQAQSQASDHKCTDPESCKKQIIEDFKKEAPLWKLSCYGHRKYGPCDIIGDISYEELRSAAYDDARQGLSVQSIVERERKLYLSKLNEFDNLLKKPYGSQSPSFHQMNSPPISSSPQMSQSPVFMNNASSVNVQGNNVPSFSSFSQLKAASNLGSENRSEPQGFPSGNFGQPSPFQKASQSSFGLGKFGNSVVVAANNMFFSLC is encoded by the exons ATGAATCGGAAGAAGGAGCTCTGTAGGAATTTCCAGCGCGGAAG TTGCCGATATGGATCTCGCTGCAAATTTCTTCATACCACTCAACAAGAGGCAAAACCTAATCCCTACGGTTTTGGCAACCAGAGTACCATACATTTTCCAAATACTACTCAGCAACAAAAGCCAAATCCTTATGGATTTGGAGTGCAAAACAAGCCCCAATTACACAACAACAGCCCTCAGAAAGGTTCCTCCAATTTCGTAGCTAAATACCAAACTCCTGCCAAG CCATTTGAAAACAAGTGGACAAGATCATCCTCGCCTGGAGCTACAAATGTAACTGCTACACAAGTTCAAGCTCAGTCCCAAGCATCAGATCACAA GTGTACAGATCCTGAATCCTGCAAAAAACAAATAATTGAAGACTTTAAGAAGGAAGCACCTCTTTGGAAGCTTAGTTGTTATGGCCATCGCaagta TGGCCCTTGTGACATTATTGGTGATATCAGTTATGAAGAACTCCGGTCAGCTGCATATGATGATGCTAGGCAAGGATTAAGTGTTCAGTCTATT GTTGAGAGAGAGAGGAAGTTATACCTTTCCAAGTtgaatgaatttgataatttattgaaaaaacCATATGGTTCACAAAGTCCTAGTTTTCATCAGATGAATTCCCCTCCCATTTCAAGCTCACCTCAGATGAGTCAGTCTCCTGTGTTCATGAACAATGCATCATCTGTAAATGTTCAAGGAAATAATGTCCCCTCTTTTTCAAGTTTTAGTCAACTAAAGGCAGCAAGTAATCTTGGCTCTGAGAACAG GTCTGAACCACAAGGATTCCCTAGCGGTAATTTTGGTCAACCTAGCCCTTTCCAGAAAGCCAGCCAAAGttcttttggtcttggaaaatttGGAAATTCAGTTGTTGTAGCAGCAAATAATATGTTTTTTTCCTTATGTTGA
- the LOC121996558 gene encoding zinc finger CCCH domain-containing protein 46-like isoform X4 gives MNRKKELCRNFQRGSCRYGSRCKFLHTTQQEAKPNPYGFGNQSTIHFPNTTQQQKPNPYGFGVQNKPQLHNNSPQKGSSNFVAKYQTPAKPFENKWTRSSSPGATNVTATQVQAQSQASDHKCTDPESCKKQIIEDFKKEAPLWKLSCYGHRKYGPCDIIGDISYEELRSAAYDDARQGLSVQSIVERERKLYLSKLNEFDNLLKKPYGSQSPSFHQMNSPPISSSPQMSQSPVFMNNASSVNVQGNNVPSFSSFSQLKAASNLGSENRSEPQGFPSGLFGQ, from the exons ATGAATCGGAAGAAGGAGCTCTGTAGGAATTTCCAGCGCGGAAG TTGCCGATATGGATCTCGCTGCAAATTTCTTCATACCACTCAACAAGAGGCAAAACCTAATCCCTACGGTTTTGGCAACCAGAGTACCATACATTTTCCAAATACTACTCAGCAACAAAAGCCAAATCCTTATGGATTTGGAGTGCAAAACAAGCCCCAATTACACAACAACAGCCCTCAGAAAGGTTCCTCCAATTTCGTAGCTAAATACCAAACTCCTGCCAAG CCATTTGAAAACAAGTGGACAAGATCATCCTCGCCTGGAGCTACAAATGTAACTGCTACACAAGTTCAAGCTCAGTCCCAAGCATCAGATCACAA GTGTACAGATCCTGAATCCTGCAAAAAACAAATAATTGAAGACTTTAAGAAGGAAGCACCTCTTTGGAAGCTTAGTTGTTATGGCCATCGCaagta TGGCCCTTGTGACATTATTGGTGATATCAGTTATGAAGAACTCCGGTCAGCTGCATATGATGATGCTAGGCAAGGATTAAGTGTTCAGTCTATT GTTGAGAGAGAGAGGAAGTTATACCTTTCCAAGTtgaatgaatttgataatttattgaaaaaacCATATGGTTCACAAAGTCCTAGTTTTCATCAGATGAATTCCCCTCCCATTTCAAGCTCACCTCAGATGAGTCAGTCTCCTGTGTTCATGAACAATGCATCATCTGTAAATGTTCAAGGAAATAATGTCCCCTCTTTTTCAAGTTTTAGTCAACTAAAGGCAGCAAGTAATCTTGGCTCTGAGAACAG GTCTGAACCACAAGGATTCCCTAGCG GATTGTTTGGTCAGTAG
- the LOC121996558 gene encoding zinc finger CCCH domain-containing protein 46-like isoform X2, with product MRLSCQRKSSCRYGSRCKFLHTTQQEAKPNPYGFGNQSTIHFPNTTQQQKPNPYGFGVQNKPQLHNNSPQKGSSNFVAKYQTPAKPFENKWTRSSSPGATNVTATQVQAQSQASDHKCTDPESCKKQIIEDFKKEAPLWKLSCYGHRKYGPCDIIGDISYEELRSAAYDDARQGLSVQSIVERERKLYLSKLNEFDNLLKKPYGSQSPSFHQMNSPPISSSPQMSQSPVFMNNASSVNVQGNNVPSFSSFSQLKAASNLGSENRSEPQGFPSGNFGQPSPFQKASQSSFGLGKFGNSVVVAANNMFFSLC from the exons ATGCGTCTTTCTTGTCAACGAAAGTCAAG TTGCCGATATGGATCTCGCTGCAAATTTCTTCATACCACTCAACAAGAGGCAAAACCTAATCCCTACGGTTTTGGCAACCAGAGTACCATACATTTTCCAAATACTACTCAGCAACAAAAGCCAAATCCTTATGGATTTGGAGTGCAAAACAAGCCCCAATTACACAACAACAGCCCTCAGAAAGGTTCCTCCAATTTCGTAGCTAAATACCAAACTCCTGCCAAG CCATTTGAAAACAAGTGGACAAGATCATCCTCGCCTGGAGCTACAAATGTAACTGCTACACAAGTTCAAGCTCAGTCCCAAGCATCAGATCACAA GTGTACAGATCCTGAATCCTGCAAAAAACAAATAATTGAAGACTTTAAGAAGGAAGCACCTCTTTGGAAGCTTAGTTGTTATGGCCATCGCaagta TGGCCCTTGTGACATTATTGGTGATATCAGTTATGAAGAACTCCGGTCAGCTGCATATGATGATGCTAGGCAAGGATTAAGTGTTCAGTCTATT GTTGAGAGAGAGAGGAAGTTATACCTTTCCAAGTtgaatgaatttgataatttattgaaaaaacCATATGGTTCACAAAGTCCTAGTTTTCATCAGATGAATTCCCCTCCCATTTCAAGCTCACCTCAGATGAGTCAGTCTCCTGTGTTCATGAACAATGCATCATCTGTAAATGTTCAAGGAAATAATGTCCCCTCTTTTTCAAGTTTTAGTCAACTAAAGGCAGCAAGTAATCTTGGCTCTGAGAACAG GTCTGAACCACAAGGATTCCCTAGCGGTAATTTTGGTCAACCTAGCCCTTTCCAGAAAGCCAGCCAAAGttcttttggtcttggaaaatttGGAAATTCAGTTGTTGTAGCAGCAAATAATATGTTTTTTTCCTTATGTTGA